One genomic window of Neochlamydia sp. AcF84 includes the following:
- a CDS encoding IS5 family transposase (programmed frameshift) — MEKYEKLKVLSAEQFRRLTGVKRETFERMVEVLVEAQNRRYRRAGRRGGLSIQDKLLMALEYLREYRTYFHLGRSYRLSESGCYRACRWVKDTLIKSGEFSLPGKKALLEKDSEYEGVLIDASESPVERPKRRVKEKKKIRNRNNKQQHFYSGKKKRHTLKSQVVVDKKSRKVICTACSNGKKHDYKLFKESKARWTDNRCAITDSEYTGIKKLRRNSRLSKKSRKRKALTQEEKKQNQAISSERVINENVIGSLKRFKIISDRYRNRRRRFGLRFNLIAMIYNYEIEI, encoded by the exons ATGGAAAAATATGAGAAGCTTAAAGTACTGTCTGCCGAACAATTTAGAAGGCTGACAGGAGTAAAGCGTGAAACATTTGAAAGAATGGTCGAGGTTTTAGTAGAAGCACAAAACAGAAGATACAGAAGAGCAGGAAGAAGAGGCGGGCTAAGTATCCAAGACAAGCTTTTGATGGCGTTGGAGTATTTAAGAGAATATCGAACTTATTTTCATTTAGGTAGAAGTTATAGATTGAGCGAAAGTGGTTGTTATCGAGCATGTAGATGGGTGAAAGACACATTAATTAAAAGTGGGGAATTTTCGCTTCCTGGAAAGAAAGCTCTTCTGGAAAAGGATAGTGAATACGAAGGAGTGCTTATAGATGCATCAGAATCACCTGTAGAGCGACCTAAGAGGAGAGTTAAAGA GAAAAAAAAGATAAGGAATCGCAACAACAAGCAGCAGCATTTCTATTCAGGAAAAAAGAAAAGGCATACCCTAAAAAGTCAGGTGGTGGTCGATAAGAAGAGTAGGAAAGTTATTTGTACGGCCTGTAGCAATGGTAAAAAGCATGATTATAAGTTGTTTAAAGAAAGTAAGGCGCGCTGGACTGATAACCGCTGCGCGATAACCGATAGTGAATATACAGGTATAAAAAAACTTCGAAGAAACTCTAGGCTATCAAAAAAATCTAGAAAGAGAAAAGCGTTAACTCAGGAAGAAAAAAAGCAAAACCAAGCAATATCTTCGGAAAGAGTAATAAACGAAAATGTGATTGGGAGTTTGAAAAGATTTAAAATCATAAGCGATAGATACAGAAATCGAAGAAGAAGGTTTGGTTTGCGCTTTAATCTTATTGCGATGATCTACAACTATGAAATTGAAATCTAA
- a CDS encoding RecX family transcriptional regulator, with protein MKISCLPKEGSRLLMTVLIEEEPWRDIHTKIFGRQPLLPKSDSLAAFQEKFKKLEYAKAKKYALDCLAMRSYLSIQMKKLLKRNLVSEETIEEILQECIRLGYLNDNDWLEGFVKRQLSRHTGPQRIICQLMNKGISRLEAHRYVEMYAQANTSQQSIQHLINTKYKTRNLADYREKQKVFAALIRKGFDIQAVKDALKVEE; from the coding sequence ATGAAAATTAGTTGCCTGCCCAAAGAAGGATCTCGCTTGCTAATGACGGTACTTATTGAAGAGGAACCTTGGCGAGATATTCATACCAAAATATTCGGGCGCCAACCTTTGCTTCCAAAAAGCGATAGCTTAGCAGCCTTTCAAGAAAAATTTAAAAAGTTAGAATATGCCAAAGCTAAAAAATATGCTTTAGATTGTCTAGCCATGCGCAGTTATCTATCTATTCAAATGAAAAAATTGCTAAAAAGAAATCTAGTTTCAGAGGAAACTATAGAAGAAATTTTGCAAGAGTGTATACGTCTAGGCTATTTAAATGATAATGATTGGCTTGAAGGATTTGTTAAAAGGCAGTTGTCTCGCCATACAGGGCCTCAACGAATTATCTGTCAGTTGATGAATAAAGGAATATCTCGTTTAGAAGCCCATAGATATGTAGAAATGTATGCTCAAGCCAATACTTCTCAGCAAAGTATTCAGCATTTAATAAATACCAAATATAAAACACGCAATCTGGCTGATTATAGAGAAAAACAAAAAGTTTTTGCCGCCCTTATCCGTAAAGGGTTTGATATTCAAGCGGTAAAAGATGCATTAAAAGTAGAAGAATAA
- a CDS encoding DNA topoisomerase IV subunit A, translating into MDDIKQLMQLNYLKYASYVILDRAIPNVVDGLKPVQRRILFTLWMMHDGKLHKVANVAGQTMAYHPHGDAPIVEALVNMSNKGYLLDQQGNFGNMFTGDPAAAARYIETRLSDLAQSTMFNPELTQTIPSYDGRHQEPISLPAKIPLVLMQGADGIAVGMATHILPHNFVELLEAEIAILEGREYTIVPDFPTGGIMDASEYEKGKGRVKLRAKIEIRDPKTLVITEICYGTTTESLIRSIDEAAKKGKIKIDSINDYTAEKVEIEIKLPRGQYAPDLIDALHAYTECEIILNSSLVVIKDNLPWEPTVNEVLEYHTELLQGYLSQELEIERKKLYEKIFNKTLEQIFIENRLYKTIENISSYDKIHGAIELSLEPFHPQLSRVPTYEDREALLNIPIRRISRFDLNKNQEEIAATRKQLAKVEKDLKDIKKFTINYIRGIINKYGKAYPRTTQLQAIQQVDKRAMTLRNVKVGFDPVSGFIGTKVSSSNLFECTNFDKILLMFKDGTYTVINIPEKQYVHQDGNKVVYAGIADKKTVINVAYKNPQTHICFAKRFIITQFILDKVYTYIEKGMELQYISTAEQARVELQLIPKIKQKQSKVIFDFANTTVKSVSSKGIRMDQRPVKKIVLMK; encoded by the coding sequence ATGGACGACATTAAGCAACTCATGCAGCTTAATTATCTTAAATATGCCTCTTATGTGATTTTAGATCGCGCCATTCCTAATGTAGTAGATGGCCTTAAGCCGGTGCAGAGGCGTATCTTATTTACTTTGTGGATGATGCATGATGGCAAATTGCATAAGGTGGCCAATGTAGCTGGCCAAACAATGGCCTACCATCCCCATGGTGATGCGCCTATCGTGGAAGCTCTAGTAAACATGTCTAATAAAGGTTACCTGCTAGACCAGCAAGGAAATTTTGGTAATATGTTCACGGGAGATCCTGCAGCAGCAGCACGTTACATTGAGACGCGGCTTTCTGATTTAGCTCAAAGCACCATGTTTAATCCTGAACTCACCCAAACGATTCCTTCGTATGATGGGCGGCATCAAGAGCCCATTTCGCTTCCTGCCAAAATTCCTTTAGTGCTTATGCAGGGCGCTGATGGTATAGCAGTAGGAATGGCAACGCATATTTTACCTCACAATTTTGTAGAGCTGCTGGAAGCCGAGATTGCTATCTTAGAGGGACGCGAGTATACGATTGTGCCTGATTTTCCTACTGGCGGTATCATGGATGCTTCAGAGTATGAGAAAGGTAAGGGTAGAGTCAAGTTGCGTGCTAAGATAGAGATACGAGATCCTAAGACCTTGGTGATCACCGAGATTTGCTATGGAACTACCACAGAATCACTAATTCGCTCGATTGATGAAGCAGCCAAGAAAGGCAAAATTAAAATTGATTCAATCAATGATTACACCGCTGAAAAAGTAGAAATTGAAATCAAATTACCTCGTGGACAGTATGCACCCGACCTTATTGATGCCTTACATGCCTATACCGAATGTGAAATAATATTGAATTCTTCCCTGGTGGTCATTAAGGATAATTTACCTTGGGAGCCTACTGTTAATGAAGTCTTAGAGTATCATACCGAATTGCTACAAGGTTATCTATCTCAAGAGCTAGAAATTGAGCGTAAAAAACTTTATGAGAAAATTTTTAATAAGACTTTGGAACAAATCTTTATTGAAAATCGCCTTTACAAAACAATAGAGAATATCTCTTCCTACGATAAAATTCATGGAGCGATAGAATTAAGCTTAGAGCCTTTCCATCCCCAACTTTCTCGTGTCCCTACTTATGAAGATCGCGAAGCTTTGCTGAATATTCCCATTCGACGTATTTCTCGTTTCGACTTAAATAAAAACCAAGAAGAAATTGCTGCTACACGCAAGCAACTAGCAAAAGTAGAAAAAGATCTTAAAGATATTAAAAAGTTTACGATTAATTACATTCGAGGAATAATTAACAAATATGGCAAAGCTTATCCGCGTACAACACAGCTACAAGCTATCCAACAAGTAGATAAGCGTGCTATGACTCTACGCAATGTTAAAGTAGGGTTTGATCCTGTTTCAGGATTTATTGGCACTAAAGTAAGCAGCAGTAATCTTTTTGAATGTACAAATTTTGATAAAATTTTGCTTATGTTTAAAGATGGTACCTACACTGTTATTAATATACCTGAAAAGCAATATGTCCATCAGGACGGCAATAAAGTCGTGTATGCCGGTATTGCTGATAAGAAAACCGTTATAAATGTAGCCTACAAAAACCCTCAAACTCATATTTGTTTTGCTAAACGCTTCATTATTACGCAGTTTATTTTGGATAAAGTCTATACTTATATTGAAAAAGGAATGGAGCTACAGTATATTTCTACTGCAGAGCAAGCCCGAGTAGAATTGCAACTCATTCCTAAAATTAAACAGAAGCAATCTAAAGTCATATTTGATTTTGCTAACACCACCGTTAAAAGCGTTTCTTCTAAAGGAATCCGTATGGATCAAAGGCCTGTAAAAAAGATCGTTCTCATGAAGTGA
- a CDS encoding DNA topoisomerase IV subunit B — protein sequence MAKQYDESSVKTLDALSHIRLRSGMYIGRLGDGSHPDDGIYIMLKEIIDNSVDEFIMKHGNKIVIELDEEKGMIAVRDYGRGIPLGKVIECVSQINTGAKYNDDVFQFSVGLNGVGTKAVNALSSRFIARSHRDGHYLEAQFSQGVLKHKIEGTTKEPNGTFVQFIPDIEIFKKYSFHQEYIIKRLWHYAYLNAGLVIHFNGERIESKNGLLDLLNAEVAVDDRLYEPLHYRGKMLEFAFLHTQSYGETYFSFVNGQYTADGGTHLSAFREGLLKGVNEYAKKNFQGVDVREGIVGTVLVKVKDPLFESQTKNKLGNNEVRGPVVQEVKEAVIDLLYKNSATANQIIERIAFNEKLRKELANVKKEAKEKQKKISFKIPKLRDCKCHFQDGTADGEKSMIFLTEGDSASASIVAARNPFTQAVYSLRGKPLNVHGMKLDQLYKNEELFNLMSALNVEDDISQLRYQKVVLATDADVDGMHIRNLLITFFLTYFEGLVLNGHLYILETPLFKVRNKEKTYYCYSPEERDKAVAKLKKGIEITRFKGLGEISPGEFKQFISQDIRLLPVTIHAFSDIKTTVQFYMGKNTPERKQFIMRNLINEDEDSLKEIAILAADKPSNKEK from the coding sequence ATGGCAAAGCAATATGACGAAAGTAGCGTAAAAACTTTAGACGCCTTATCCCACATTCGATTGAGATCGGGGATGTACATAGGGCGTTTAGGCGATGGCTCTCATCCAGATGATGGTATCTACATCATGCTTAAAGAAATTATCGACAACAGTGTTGACGAATTTATTATGAAGCATGGGAATAAAATTGTCATTGAATTAGACGAAGAGAAAGGAATGATTGCCGTAAGAGACTATGGTCGAGGAATCCCTCTTGGTAAAGTGATTGAATGCGTAAGCCAAATCAATACGGGTGCCAAATACAATGATGATGTTTTTCAGTTTTCTGTAGGCCTAAATGGTGTGGGAACCAAAGCGGTAAATGCTCTTTCTAGCCGCTTTATAGCGCGCAGTCATCGGGATGGCCATTACCTTGAGGCCCAATTTTCTCAAGGGGTTTTAAAGCACAAAATTGAAGGGACCACGAAAGAACCTAACGGCACTTTTGTGCAATTCATTCCCGATATAGAAATTTTCAAGAAATATAGCTTTCATCAAGAATACATTATTAAACGCCTTTGGCATTATGCTTATTTGAATGCTGGCTTGGTGATTCACTTTAATGGTGAGCGTATTGAGTCCAAAAACGGTTTACTCGATCTATTAAATGCTGAAGTGGCTGTAGACGATCGCTTGTATGAGCCTTTGCATTATCGTGGCAAAATGCTTGAATTTGCTTTTCTTCATACGCAAAGTTATGGGGAGACCTACTTCTCGTTTGTGAATGGTCAATATACGGCTGATGGAGGTACACATTTATCAGCTTTTCGTGAAGGTCTTTTAAAAGGTGTCAATGAATATGCCAAAAAGAATTTCCAGGGTGTGGATGTACGGGAAGGTATAGTAGGAACAGTTCTTGTTAAGGTTAAAGATCCTCTTTTTGAATCGCAAACTAAAAATAAATTAGGCAATAATGAAGTGCGTGGGCCGGTCGTTCAAGAAGTAAAAGAAGCGGTGATCGATCTTTTATATAAAAATTCAGCGACAGCTAATCAAATTATTGAGAGAATCGCTTTTAATGAAAAGCTGCGTAAAGAGCTGGCAAATGTTAAGAAAGAAGCCAAAGAAAAGCAAAAAAAAATCTCCTTTAAAATTCCTAAGCTTCGTGATTGCAAATGTCATTTTCAAGATGGAACTGCGGATGGAGAAAAAAGCATGATTTTCCTTACGGAAGGAGATTCTGCAAGCGCTTCCATCGTAGCTGCTAGAAATCCCTTTACTCAGGCTGTTTATTCTCTACGCGGCAAGCCCTTAAACGTGCATGGCATGAAACTGGATCAACTTTATAAAAATGAAGAGTTGTTTAATCTGATGAGCGCCCTGAATGTGGAAGATGATATTTCTCAGCTTCGTTATCAGAAGGTTGTTTTAGCTACCGATGCGGATGTAGATGGCATGCATATCCGCAACCTATTGATTACTTTTTTCCTTACCTATTTTGAGGGATTAGTTTTAAATGGACACCTCTACATCCTAGAAACGCCTTTATTTAAAGTGAGGAATAAAGAAAAAACTTATTATTGCTATAGCCCTGAAGAACGTGACAAAGCAGTAGCTAAATTAAAAAAAGGAATAGAAATCACCCGTTTTAAAGGCTTGGGGGAAATTTCTCCGGGAGAATTCAAGCAGTTTATCAGCCAAGATATCCGCCTTCTTCCTGTAACCATTCATGCTTTTTCTGATATTAAAACTACGGTGCAATTTTACATGGGTAAGAATACACCAGAACGTAAGCAATTTATCATGCGTAATTTAATTAACGAAGATGAAGATTCCTTAAAAGAAATAGCTATCCTAGCAGCAGATAAACCAAGCAATAAAGAAAAATAG
- the pseB gene encoding UDP-N-acetylglucosamine 4,6-dehydratase (inverting) gives MHATNFFKDKTLLITGGTGSFGQTLAKRLLLEDQCRKVIIFSRDEWKQWEMRQSAPIFSHPKIRYFLGDVRDKSRLKRAFSEVNYIVHAAALKQVPAAEYNPTEFIKTNIIGAMNVIDAAIDSGVEKVIALSTDKAANPINLYGATKLCADKLFVAGNSYVGARSHPTFAVVRYGNVLGSRGSVIPFWKKLLAEGAQALPITDKRMTRFWITLEQSVDFVLQSFLRSRGGEIFVPKIPSMKITDLAQAFAPASSHIYTGIREGEKLHELMIGLEDARHTWEFTDHYVIIPEIYHHDELLQEKLLTGEEGRRLPEDFSYASNTNSQWLGIEALRQLILQL, from the coding sequence ATGCATGCAACAAATTTTTTTAAAGATAAAACGTTATTGATTACTGGGGGCACCGGCAGCTTTGGCCAAACACTAGCTAAGCGTCTACTCCTAGAAGATCAATGCCGTAAAGTTATTATCTTCAGTAGAGATGAATGGAAGCAGTGGGAGATGCGTCAATCAGCTCCTATTTTTTCTCATCCTAAAATCCGCTATTTCCTAGGAGATGTACGCGATAAATCCCGCCTTAAGCGCGCTTTTAGTGAAGTTAACTATATTGTGCATGCGGCTGCTTTAAAGCAAGTACCTGCTGCTGAATATAATCCTACTGAGTTCATTAAAACAAATATTATAGGTGCCATGAATGTAATCGATGCTGCCATCGATAGTGGTGTGGAAAAAGTTATCGCACTATCAACCGATAAAGCTGCCAATCCTATTAATCTTTACGGGGCGACTAAGCTATGTGCAGATAAACTTTTTGTAGCAGGAAACTCCTATGTAGGCGCTCGTAGTCACCCTACCTTTGCTGTAGTACGCTATGGAAATGTGCTTGGTAGCCGAGGAAGCGTTATTCCTTTTTGGAAGAAACTATTAGCCGAAGGCGCCCAGGCATTGCCTATCACCGATAAAAGAATGACACGCTTTTGGATCACCCTTGAGCAATCTGTTGATTTTGTGCTTCAATCTTTTTTACGTTCCCGAGGAGGAGAAATTTTTGTGCCCAAAATTCCTAGCATGAAAATCACAGATTTAGCTCAAGCATTTGCTCCTGCAAGCTCTCACATCTATACCGGTATTCGAGAAGGTGAAAAGCTGCATGAACTTATGATAGGCCTAGAAGATGCCCGTCATACCTGGGAATTTACCGATCATTATGTGATCATCCCGGAAATCTACCATCACGATGAATTACTGCAAGAAAAGCTATTAACAGGCGAAGAGGGGCGACGCTTGCCCGAAGATTTTTCTTATGCTTCTAACACTAATTCTCAATGGCTTGGAATTGAAGCTCTGCGTCAATTGATCCTCCAGCTTTGA
- a CDS encoding glutamyl-tRNA reductase translates to MRIGVLGINYKLADLKLRELLAKACQKRLGAGISMHGHHHFILLSTCNRTEIYFCSDDLADTHTYLLNIFRNEVDTQFDQKLYSYFGHDCFYHLSRVTAGLDSAIVAETEIQSQVKHAYKISCQFSQLPEEMHYLFQKSLKIAKKIRSQHLLTRTLPDIEHAIFNTGSHFFKNLSQAKILLVGASAINQKILRFLLSKNFSDITICNRTKKHAIDLARTYQLNLLDWQSLAQWHQFDWIICGTKAPQTVINYSHLPFKEIPAKLLIDLGVPRNIDPSVARHTQITLLNIDQINRMLTFRKQKLYEHLTKADQGIIEATKQHIHLFKQKQTYREQLLAVGMGA, encoded by the coding sequence ATGCGAATTGGAGTACTGGGAATTAATTATAAGCTTGCTGATTTGAAGCTCCGAGAATTATTGGCTAAGGCTTGCCAAAAACGCTTGGGAGCAGGAATCTCTATGCATGGCCATCACCACTTTATTCTTCTCTCTACTTGTAACCGCACCGAGATTTATTTTTGCTCAGATGATTTAGCTGATACTCATACCTATCTTCTTAATATTTTTAGGAATGAAGTCGATACGCAATTTGATCAAAAGCTTTACTCTTATTTTGGGCATGATTGCTTCTATCATCTTTCGCGCGTGACGGCAGGGCTTGATAGTGCTATCGTGGCAGAAACAGAAATTCAAAGCCAAGTTAAGCATGCTTACAAGATCTCTTGCCAATTTTCTCAACTTCCCGAGGAAATGCATTATCTTTTTCAAAAGTCTTTAAAGATAGCTAAAAAAATCCGCTCGCAACACCTTTTAACTCGCACTCTTCCTGATATAGAACATGCAATCTTCAACACAGGTAGCCATTTTTTTAAAAATCTTTCTCAGGCCAAAATCCTTTTGGTGGGAGCCTCTGCTATCAATCAAAAAATTCTTCGTTTTCTACTGAGTAAAAACTTTTCCGACATTACGATTTGTAATCGAACAAAAAAACATGCTATCGATCTTGCAAGGACCTACCAACTTAACCTTTTAGATTGGCAGTCTCTTGCGCAATGGCATCAGTTTGATTGGATTATCTGTGGCACTAAAGCTCCTCAGACGGTGATTAATTACTCGCACTTACCCTTTAAAGAAATTCCAGCTAAGCTACTGATAGACTTAGGGGTGCCTCGAAATATAGATCCTTCTGTTGCTCGGCATACTCAAATAACTCTTCTTAATATTGACCAAATTAATCGCATGCTTACCTTTCGCAAGCAAAAGCTTTACGAACATTTGACTAAGGCTGATCAGGGCATTATCGAAGCTACTAAGCAGCATATCCATCTCTTTAAGCAAAAGCAAACTTATCGAGAGCAGCTACTAGCTGTAGGAATGGGCGCTTAA
- a CDS encoding glycosyltransferase family 39 protein, translating to MILTILYSPIGLGPDEAQYWTWSQDLSWGYYSKPPGIAWQIWLGTHLLGNTELGVRCMSVVLAALYPLLIYSLTWSCGLKPKTCFWAGLVMALTPLGMAGSFFAITDGGMMLFWILACLVIAYALNRDQTPSYWLLGLIVGLGALFKWPIYILWLGILCLFPLYPRLIHRHFLIGLAISLLGLFPSIVWNAQHDWVTFRHVFSTLYLPPVPLKAKSTFFNGNFWEFLGAQSALLSPVVFILLLLSLYRLYKERHTLPSALCFCGFLCFSLLSLFLTLSIFKKLQGNWGDFAFPSGMVCLCWFCCERAQKMLFWLKGGLVLSLLLCLLAFLLPTLQPSLAFNIPYKINPFKHNLGWSTLRQELATIKVDPTKEFLFSDKYQMSSLLSFYNPTQQRAYFLNLQGARKNQFSFWPSMKEEQLGKTGYFIVTENSPHLDQLDDLQIQHYCHLLAKYFQTVEFKEKKILFSLGHQKVKEAALFKCINYQGLLPADPELY from the coding sequence ATGATTTTAACCATTCTCTATAGCCCTATTGGCTTGGGGCCAGACGAGGCTCAATATTGGACATGGAGCCAAGATCTTAGTTGGGGTTATTATAGTAAGCCGCCCGGCATTGCTTGGCAAATCTGGTTGGGCACTCATTTGCTAGGAAATACAGAGCTAGGGGTACGCTGTATGTCTGTAGTTTTAGCAGCCCTCTATCCTCTTTTGATTTACTCCTTAACATGGAGTTGCGGATTAAAGCCTAAGACATGCTTTTGGGCAGGGCTCGTTATGGCTTTAACCCCTCTAGGCATGGCAGGAAGCTTTTTTGCTATTACGGATGGGGGGATGATGCTCTTTTGGATCTTGGCATGCCTAGTGATAGCTTATGCTTTAAATAGAGATCAGACGCCTTCTTACTGGCTTTTAGGCCTAATCGTGGGATTAGGAGCTCTTTTTAAATGGCCTATCTATATTCTATGGCTAGGGATTCTTTGCCTTTTCCCTCTCTATCCTCGGCTCATCCATCGCCATTTTTTAATAGGCTTAGCTATTTCACTTTTAGGGCTTTTTCCTTCAATAGTTTGGAATGCCCAGCATGATTGGGTAACTTTTCGTCATGTTTTTTCTACCCTGTATCTCCCCCCAGTTCCTTTAAAGGCAAAATCTACCTTTTTCAATGGCAATTTTTGGGAGTTTCTAGGAGCTCAATCAGCCTTGCTCTCGCCTGTTGTTTTTATACTTTTACTCCTTAGCCTTTATAGGTTATACAAAGAGCGGCATACGCTCCCTTCTGCTTTATGCTTTTGCGGTTTCCTTTGCTTTTCTTTGCTTAGCCTATTTTTAACGCTCTCTATTTTTAAAAAATTGCAAGGCAATTGGGGAGATTTTGCCTTTCCTTCAGGAATGGTATGTCTCTGCTGGTTTTGCTGTGAACGAGCGCAAAAAATGCTTTTTTGGCTAAAAGGAGGGCTTGTTCTCTCCCTTTTATTATGTCTATTAGCTTTTCTACTCCCCACCCTGCAACCCTCTCTTGCTTTTAACATCCCTTATAAAATTAATCCCTTCAAGCATAACCTAGGATGGAGCACCTTGCGTCAGGAATTGGCTACTATAAAGGTAGATCCTACGAAGGAATTTTTATTTAGCGATAAGTACCAGATGAGTAGCCTCTTAAGTTTTTATAATCCAACTCAGCAAAGAGCTTATTTTTTAAATTTACAAGGAGCAAGAAAAAATCAATTTTCCTTTTGGCCTAGCATGAAAGAAGAGCAGCTAGGAAAAACGGGATATTTTATTGTAACTGAGAATAGTCCCCATCTTGATCAGCTGGATGATCTTCAGATCCAACACTACTGCCACTTACTTGCCAAATATTTTCAGACAGTTGAATTTAAAGAAAAAAAAATTCTTTTCTCCCTTGGCCATCAGAAAGTTAAAGAAGCGGCTTTATTTAAATGTATTAATTATCAAGGCCTCCTCCCGGCTGATCCAGAGTTATATTGA
- a CDS encoding lipoate--protein ligase family protein encodes MRPPLNLLLLSQSTILEQLQLEEALLRADQRNWCLINPNPPEAIVMGISSSPEKVIDLEKFRRQPVPLIRRFSGGGTVFIDANSIIKTFIFNQADLGIPCYPQAVFRWSEIFYRGVFKEIELRLCENDYVIKGRKCGGNAQYMTKNRWLHHTSFLWDYQAENMAYLKMPPKMPGYREQRSHNNFLCKLGEYLPSKQEVVDRFLKTLEAYFKVEIFSLSEACKITQIPHRKTSQRIDLF; translated from the coding sequence TTGCGTCCCCCTCTTAATTTGCTGCTTTTAAGCCAATCTACTATCCTGGAGCAATTGCAGCTAGAAGAAGCTCTTTTGCGCGCCGATCAACGCAATTGGTGTTTAATCAACCCCAACCCTCCAGAAGCGATCGTTATGGGGATATCTTCTTCGCCTGAAAAAGTTATCGATCTGGAGAAATTTCGAAGGCAGCCTGTGCCGCTGATTCGCCGATTCAGTGGGGGAGGGACCGTTTTCATTGATGCGAATTCTATAATAAAGACTTTTATTTTTAATCAGGCAGATCTGGGCATTCCCTGCTATCCACAAGCTGTTTTTCGGTGGAGCGAGATTTTTTATCGTGGGGTCTTTAAGGAGATAGAATTGCGTTTATGTGAGAATGATTATGTGATTAAAGGAAGAAAATGTGGAGGGAATGCCCAATATATGACGAAAAATCGTTGGCTCCATCATACTTCATTTTTGTGGGACTACCAGGCAGAAAACATGGCTTACCTAAAAATGCCTCCTAAAATGCCTGGGTATCGTGAACAACGCTCTCATAATAATTTCCTATGCAAGTTAGGTGAGTATTTGCCAAGTAAGCAAGAAGTGGTGGATAGATTTTTAAAAACCTTAGAAGCTTATTTTAAAGTTGAAATTTTCTCTCTCTCTGAAGCTTGCAAAATCACCCAAATTCCTCATCGAAAAACTTCTCAACGAATCGATCTATTTTAA